In Streptomyces nodosus, one DNA window encodes the following:
- the rplE gene encoding 50S ribosomal protein L5, with the protein MATTTTPRLKQKYREEIAGKLRDEFKYENVMQVPGLVKIVVNMGVGDAARDSKLIEGAIRDLTTITGQKPAVTKARKSIAQFKLREGQPIGAHVTLRGDRMWEFLDRTLSLALPRIRDFRGLSPKQFDGRGNYTFGLTEQVMFHEIDQDKIDRVRGMDITVVTTATNDAEGRALLRHLGFPFKEA; encoded by the coding sequence ATGGCTACCACCACCACTCCGCGTCTGAAGCAGAAGTACCGCGAGGAGATCGCGGGCAAGCTGCGTGACGAGTTCAAGTACGAGAACGTCATGCAGGTTCCCGGCCTCGTCAAGATCGTGGTCAACATGGGTGTGGGCGACGCCGCCCGCGACTCCAAGCTGATCGAGGGCGCCATCCGCGACCTCACCACGATCACCGGTCAGAAGCCGGCCGTCACCAAGGCCCGCAAGTCCATCGCGCAGTTCAAGCTGCGTGAGGGCCAGCCGATCGGTGCCCACGTCACGCTCCGTGGCGACCGCATGTGGGAGTTCCTGGACCGCACCCTGTCGCTCGCGCTGCCGCGCATCCGCGACTTCCGCGGTCTGTCCCCCAAGCAGTTCGACGGCCGTGGCAACTACACCTTCGGTCTCACGGAGCAGGTCATGTTCCACGAGATCGACCAGGACAAGATCGACCGCGTCCGGGGTATGGACATCACCGTGGTCACCACGGCGACCAATGACGCTGAGGGCCGTGCGCTCCTTCGTCACCTCGGCTTCCCGTTCAAGGAGGCGTAA
- the rpsH gene encoding 30S ribosomal protein S8, producing the protein MTMTDPIADMLTRLRNANSAYHDSVGMPHSKIKSHIAEILQQEGFITGWKVEDAEVGKNLVLELKFGPNRERSIAGIKRISKPGLRVYAKSTNLPKVLGGLGVAIISTSHGLLTDKQAGKKGVGGEVLAYVW; encoded by the coding sequence ATGACCATGACTGATCCGATCGCAGACATGCTCACGCGTCTGCGGAACGCGAACTCGGCGTACCACGACTCCGTGGGCATGCCGCACTCGAAGATCAAGTCTCACATCGCGGAGATCCTCCAGCAGGAGGGCTTCATCACGGGCTGGAAGGTCGAGGACGCCGAGGTCGGCAAGAACCTCGTCCTGGAGCTGAAGTTCGGCCCCAACCGTGAGCGCTCCATCGCGGGCATCAAGCGGATCTCCAAGCCCGGTCTCCGGGTGTACGCGAAGTCCACCAACCTGCCGAAGGTGCTCGGCGGCCTGGGCGTGGCGATCATCTCCACGTCGCACGGGCTCCTCACCGACAAGCAGGCCGGCAAGAAGGGCGTGGGTGGGGAAGTCCTCGCCTACGTCTGGTAG
- the rplV gene encoding 50S ribosomal protein L22 yields MEARAQARYIRVTPMKARRVVDLIRGMDATEAQAVLRFAPQAASVPVGKVLDSAIANAAHNYDHTDADSLYISEAYVDEGPTLKRFRPRAQGRAYRIRKRTSHITVVVSSKEGTR; encoded by the coding sequence ATGGAAGCCAGGGCCCAGGCGCGGTACATCCGCGTCACGCCCATGAAGGCCCGCCGTGTGGTGGACCTCATCCGTGGCATGGACGCCACGGAGGCTCAGGCGGTCCTGCGTTTCGCCCCGCAGGCCGCGAGCGTGCCGGTCGGCAAGGTGCTGGACAGCGCCATCGCCAACGCCGCGCACAACTACGACCACACCGACGCCGACAGCCTCTACATCTCCGAGGCGTACGTCGACGAGGGCCCGACCCTGAAGCGGTTCCGTCCGCGTGCCCAGGGCCGCGCCTACCGGATCCGCAAGCGGACCAGCCACATCACCGTGGTCGTCAGCAGCAAGGAAGGAACCCGGTAA
- the rplB gene encoding 50S ribosomal protein L2 — MGIRKYKPTTPGRRGASVADFVEVTRSTPEKSLVRPLHSKGGRNNAGRVTVRHQGGGHKRAYRVIDFRRHDKDGVPAKVAHIEYDPNRTARIALLHYADGEKRYILAPRGLTQGDRVENGPGADIKPGNNLALRNIPVGTTIHAIELRPGGGAKFARSAGTSVQLLAKEGAYAHLRMPSGEIRLVDVRCRATVGEVGNAEQSNINWGKAGRKRWLGVRPSVRGVVMNPVDHPHGGGEGRTSGGRHPVSPWGKKEGRTRSPKKASNKYIVRRRKTNKKR; from the coding sequence ATGGGTATCCGCAAGTACAAGCCGACGACTCCTGGCCGTCGTGGCGCCAGCGTCGCCGACTTCGTCGAGGTCACGCGGTCCACGCCGGAGAAGTCGCTGGTCCGCCCGCTGCACAGCAAGGGCGGCCGTAACAACGCCGGTCGTGTGACCGTTCGCCACCAGGGTGGCGGACACAAGCGCGCCTACCGCGTGATCGACTTCCGTCGTCACGACAAGGACGGCGTGCCGGCGAAGGTCGCGCACATCGAGTACGACCCCAACCGCACCGCGCGCATCGCGCTGCTGCACTACGCCGACGGCGAGAAGCGCTACATCCTCGCGCCGCGCGGCCTGACGCAGGGCGACCGCGTCGAGAACGGCCCCGGGGCCGACATCAAGCCGGGCAACAACCTGGCCCTCCGCAACATCCCGGTCGGTACCACGATCCACGCGATCGAGCTCCGTCCCGGTGGCGGTGCCAAGTTCGCCCGTTCCGCCGGTACCTCCGTGCAGCTGCTCGCGAAGGAGGGCGCCTACGCCCACCTCCGCATGCCGTCCGGTGAGATCCGCCTGGTCGACGTCCGCTGCCGCGCCACCGTCGGCGAGGTCGGCAACGCCGAGCAGTCGAACATCAACTGGGGCAAGGCCGGCCGCAAGCGCTGGCTGGGCGTTCGCCCGAGCGTGCGTGGTGTGGTCATGAACCCTGTCGACCACCCGCACGGTGGTGGTGAGGGTCGTACCTCCGGTGGTCGCCACCCGGTGTCCCCGTGGGGCAAGAAGGAAGGCCGCACCCGGTCTCCCAAGAAGGCGAGCAACAAGTACATCGTCCGCCGCCGCAAGACGAACAAGAAGCGCTAA
- the rpmC gene encoding 50S ribosomal protein L29 codes for MSAGTKASELRELGNEELLGKLREAKEELFNLRFQAATGQLENHGRLKAVRKDIARIYTLMRERELGIETVESA; via the coding sequence ATGTCGGCCGGTACCAAGGCGTCCGAGCTGCGCGAACTGGGCAACGAGGAGCTTCTGGGCAAGCTCCGCGAGGCCAAGGAAGAGCTGTTCAACCTCCGCTTCCAGGCGGCGACGGGCCAGCTGGAGAACCACGGCCGTCTGAAGGCGGTCCGCAAGGACATCGCGCGGATCTACACCCTGATGCGCGAGCGTGAGCTGGGCATCGAAACGGTGGAGAGCGCCTGA
- a CDS encoding type Z 30S ribosomal protein S14, with product MAKKALIAKAARKPKFGVRAYTRCQRCGRPHSVYRKFGLCRVCLREMAHRGELPGVTKSSW from the coding sequence ATGGCGAAGAAGGCTCTGATCGCAAAGGCTGCCCGTAAGCCCAAGTTCGGTGTCCGTGCGTACACCCGCTGCCAGCGCTGCGGCCGTCCGCACTCCGTGTACCGCAAGTTCGGCCTGTGCCGCGTGTGCCTCCGTGAGATGGCTCACCGCGGCGAGCTGCCGGGCGTCACCAAGAGCTCCTGGTAA
- the rpsS gene encoding 30S ribosomal protein S19, protein MPRSLKKGPFVDDHLIKKVDVQNEAGTKNVIKTWSRRSMIVPAMLGHTIAVHNGKTHIPVFVTESMVGHKLGEFSPTRTFRGHVKDDRKSKRR, encoded by the coding sequence ATGCCTCGTAGCTTGAAGAAGGGGCCCTTCGTCGACGACCACCTGATCAAGAAGGTGGATGTCCAGAACGAAGCCGGCACCAAGAACGTCATCAAGACCTGGTCCCGTCGCTCGATGATCGTCCCGGCCATGCTGGGCCACACGATCGCGGTGCACAACGGCAAGACCCACATTCCGGTGTTTGTCACCGAGTCGATGGTCGGCCACAAGCTCGGCGAGTTCTCGCCGACCCGCACCTTCCGGGGTCACGTCAAGGACGACCGGAAGTCGAAGCGCCGCTAG
- the rplP gene encoding 50S ribosomal protein L16, with translation MLIPRRVKHRKQHHPKRDGMAKGGTQVAFGEYGIQAVTPAYVTNRQIEAARIAMTRHIKRGGKVWINIYPDRPLTKKPAETRMGSGKGSPEWWIANVKPGRVMFELSYPNEKIAREALTRAAHKLPMKCRIVKREAGEA, from the coding sequence ATGCTGATCCCCCGTAGGGTCAAGCACCGCAAGCAGCACCACCCGAAGCGCGATGGTATGGCCAAGGGTGGCACGCAGGTTGCGTTCGGCGAGTACGGCATCCAGGCGGTGACCCCGGCCTACGTCACGAACCGCCAGATCGAAGCGGCTCGTATCGCCATGACCCGTCACATCAAGCGTGGCGGCAAGGTCTGGATCAACATCTACCCGGACCGCCCGCTGACCAAGAAGCCCGCCGAGACCCGCATGGGTTCCGGTAAGGGTTCCCCGGAGTGGTGGATCGCGAACGTCAAGCCCGGTCGGGTGATGTTCGAGCTGTCCTACCCGAACGAGAAGATCGCCCGTGAGGCGCTGACCCGTGCGGCCCACAAGCTGCCGATGAAGTGCCGGATCGTCAAGCGCGAGGCAGGTGAAGCGTGA
- the rpsC gene encoding 30S ribosomal protein S3, producing the protein MGQKVNPHGFRLGVTTDFKSRWYADKLYKDYVKEDVAIRRMMTSGMERAGISKVEIERTRDRVRVDIHTARPGIVIGRRGAEADRIRGDLEKLTGKQVQLNILEVKNPETDAQLVAQAVAEQLSSRVSFRRAMRKSMQSAMKAGAKGIKIQCGGRLGGAEMSRSEFYREGRVPLHTLRANVDYGFFEAKTTFGRIGVKVWIYKGDVKNIAEVRAENAAARAGNRPARGGADRPARGGRGGERRGRKPQQAPAAEAPKAEAPAAAPAESTGTEA; encoded by the coding sequence ATGGGCCAGAAGGTAAACCCGCACGGGTTCCGGCTCGGTGTCACCACCGACTTCAAGTCGCGCTGGTACGCCGACAAGCTGTACAAGGACTACGTCAAGGAAGACGTCGCCATCCGTCGGATGATGACGTCCGGCATGGAGCGCGCCGGCATCTCCAAGGTGGAGATCGAGCGCACCCGTGACCGCGTCCGCGTCGACATCCACACCGCGCGTCCGGGCATCGTCATCGGCCGCCGTGGCGCCGAGGCCGACCGTATCCGCGGCGACCTGGAGAAGCTGACGGGCAAGCAGGTCCAGCTGAACATCCTCGAGGTCAAGAACCCCGAGACCGATGCTCAGCTCGTGGCCCAGGCCGTGGCCGAGCAGCTCTCCTCCCGCGTCTCCTTCCGCCGCGCCATGCGTAAGAGCATGCAGTCGGCCATGAAGGCGGGCGCCAAGGGCATCAAGATCCAGTGCGGTGGCCGCCTCGGCGGCGCCGAGATGTCCCGCTCGGAGTTCTACCGCGAGGGCCGTGTGCCCCTGCACACCCTCCGCGCGAACGTGGACTACGGCTTCTTCGAGGCCAAGACGACCTTCGGCCGCATCGGTGTGAAGGTCTGGATCTACAAGGGCGACGTCAAGAACATCGCCGAGGTCCGCGCTGAGAACGCCGCTGCCCGCGCCGGCAACCGCCCGGCCCGTGGTGGCGCCGACCGCCCGGCCCGTGGTGGCCGTGGTGGCGAGCGGCGCGGTCGCAAGCCGCAGCAGGCTCCGGCTGCCGAGGCCCCCAAGGCCGAGGCTCCCGCTGCCGCTCCGGCTGAGAGCACCGGAACGGAGGCCTGA
- the rplD gene encoding 50S ribosomal protein L4 produces MSTVDILSPAGEKAGSVELPAEIFGVEKVSVPLIHQVVVAQLAAARQGTHKTKTRAEVRGGGRKPYRQKGTGRARQGSTRAPQFAGGGVVHGPQPRDYSQRTPKKMKAAALRHALTDRARSNRIHVVTDVVESDISTKAAKALLGKISERKNVLLVVERENEKALLSARNLPQVHILEPGQLNTYDVIVSDDVVFTQAAFESFVSGAPSAARSNDTEGSEA; encoded by the coding sequence ATGAGCACTGTTGACATCCTTTCGCCGGCGGGCGAGAAGGCCGGTTCCGTCGAGCTCCCCGCGGAGATCTTCGGCGTTGAGAAGGTCAGCGTTCCGCTGATCCACCAGGTCGTCGTCGCACAGCTGGCCGCTGCCCGCCAGGGCACGCACAAGACGAAGACCCGTGCCGAGGTCCGTGGCGGCGGCAGGAAGCCGTACCGCCAGAAGGGCACCGGTCGCGCCCGTCAGGGTTCGACCCGCGCGCCGCAGTTCGCCGGCGGTGGCGTCGTCCACGGCCCGCAGCCGCGTGACTACTCGCAGCGGACCCCGAAGAAGATGAAGGCCGCGGCCCTGCGCCACGCCCTCACCGACCGGGCCCGCAGCAACCGCATCCACGTCGTCACCGACGTGGTGGAGTCGGACATCTCCACCAAGGCCGCCAAGGCTCTCCTCGGCAAGATCAGCGAGCGCAAGAACGTGCTCCTGGTCGTCGAGCGCGAGAACGAGAAGGCCCTGCTGTCCGCTCGCAACCTGCCCCAGGTCCACATCCTGGAGCCGGGCCAGCTGAACACGTACGACGTGATCGTCTCGGACGACGTGGTCTTCACCCAGGCCGCTTTCGAGTCCTTCGTGTCCGGCGCGCCTTCTGCTGCGCGGAGCAACGACACCGAAGGGAGCGAGGCCTGA
- the rpsJ gene encoding 30S ribosomal protein S10: protein MAGQKIRIRLKAYDHEVIDSSAKKIVETVTRTGASVAGPVPLPTEKNVYCVIKSPHKYKDSREHFEMRTHKRLIDILDPTPKTVDSLMRLDLPAGVDIEIKL from the coding sequence ATGGCGGGACAGAAGATCCGCATCCGGCTCAAGGCCTACGACCACGAGGTCATCGACTCCTCGGCGAAGAAGATCGTCGAGACGGTGACCCGTACTGGTGCGTCGGTCGCGGGCCCGGTGCCGCTGCCCACTGAGAAGAACGTGTACTGCGTCATCAAGTCGCCGCACAAGTACAAGGACTCGCGCGAGCACTTCGAGATGCGTACCCACAAGCGTCTGATCGACATTCTCGACCCGACGCCCAAGACCGTTGACTCCCTGATGCGACTCGACCTCCCGGCCGGTGTCGACATCGAGATCAAGCTCTGA
- a CDS encoding RHS repeat-associated core domain-containing protein produces the protein MAVTSQEEVDARFFAIVADLSGSPCELIDESGEIAWRSRATNWGKRSWSVRSHAYTPLRFPGQYFDTETGLHYNYLRYYDPEVGRYVSLDPLGLAPAANPATYVDRPSVACDPLGLAPQKNLPPPKPYETPDLSHLVKDFNPEGGMSNCTYVSEAFDRYLAGEGVKAVPGDIPLQSLERLESAYGRSFKDTGFWDMVDDIRNSGHGSRGLVAARPEGGMAGHVFNIVNHQGRVLFSDVQTGFVDPMLYRTFKLMRTN, from the coding sequence ATGGCCGTGACCTCACAGGAAGAGGTGGACGCCCGGTTCTTTGCCATCGTGGCTGATCTCTCGGGATCCCCTTGTGAGCTGATCGACGAGTCCGGAGAGATCGCCTGGCGGTCCCGTGCCACGAACTGGGGAAAACGGTCGTGGTCGGTGCGGAGCCATGCCTACACACCGCTGCGTTTCCCGGGGCAGTATTTCGACACCGAAACGGGCCTGCACTACAACTACCTGCGGTATTACGACCCCGAAGTGGGACGGTACGTCAGTCTCGACCCCCTCGGGCTGGCTCCGGCAGCCAATCCCGCCACTTATGTGGATCGGCCGTCGGTGGCCTGTGATCCCCTCGGCCTCGCGCCGCAGAAGAACCTGCCCCCGCCCAAGCCGTACGAGACGCCAGATCTTTCCCATTTGGTGAAGGACTTCAATCCGGAGGGAGGGATGAGTAACTGCACCTATGTGAGCGAGGCGTTCGACCGGTACCTTGCTGGAGAGGGTGTCAAGGCAGTCCCCGGTGACATTCCGCTCCAATCCCTCGAACGGCTAGAGAGCGCGTACGGCCGGAGTTTCAAGGACACCGGATTCTGGGATATGGTCGACGATATCCGGAATTCCGGCCACGGGTCTCGGGGCCTGGTGGCTGCACGGCCCGAAGGGGGCATGGCGGGTCACGTGTTCAATATCGTGAACCATCAGGGTCGCGTTCTTTTCTCTGATGTGCAGACCGGATTCGTCGACCCTATGCTATACAGGACATTCAAGTTGATGAGGACCAACTGA
- the rplC gene encoding 50S ribosomal protein L3, giving the protein MAKQIKGILGEKLGMTQVWDENNRVVPVTVVKAGPNVVTQVRTNDADGYESVQIAFGEIDPRKVNKPLKGHFAKADVTPRRHLVEIRTADAAEYTLGQEITAEVFEAGVKVDVTGKSKGKGFAGVMKRHNFKGLGAGHGVQRKHRSPGSIGGCATPGRVFKGVRMAGRMGHERVTTQNLTVHAVDAEKGLLLIKGAVPGPNGGLVLVRTAAKGA; this is encoded by the coding sequence ATGGCTAAGCAGATCAAGGGCATCCTGGGCGAGAAGCTCGGCATGACGCAGGTCTGGGACGAGAACAACCGTGTCGTCCCCGTGACCGTCGTCAAGGCCGGCCCCAACGTCGTGACCCAGGTTCGTACGAACGACGCCGACGGCTACGAGTCGGTCCAGATCGCCTTCGGCGAGATCGACCCCCGCAAGGTGAACAAGCCCCTCAAGGGCCACTTCGCCAAGGCCGACGTCACCCCGCGCCGTCACCTCGTCGAGATCCGCACGGCGGACGCCGCCGAGTACACCCTCGGCCAGGAGATCACCGCCGAGGTGTTCGAGGCCGGCGTGAAGGTCGACGTCACCGGCAAGAGCAAGGGCAAGGGCTTCGCCGGTGTCATGAAGCGTCACAACTTCAAGGGCCTCGGCGCCGGACACGGTGTCCAGCGCAAGCACCGCTCTCCCGGCTCGATCGGTGGCTGCGCCACCCCGGGCCGTGTGTTCAAGGGCGTCCGCATGGCGGGTCGCATGGGCCACGAGCGGGTCACCACCCAGAACCTGACCGTCCACGCCGTTGACGCGGAGAAGGGTCTGCTGCTCATCAAGGGCGCGGTTCCTGGTCCGAACGGCGGCCTCGTCCTGGTCCGCACCGCGGCCAAGGGGGCCTGA
- the rplN gene encoding 50S ribosomal protein L14 codes for MIQQESRLRVADNTGAKEILCIRVLGGSGRRYAGIGDVIVATVKDAIPGGNVKKGDVVKAVIVRTVKERRRPDGSYIRFDENAAVILKNDGDPRGTRIFGPVGRELREKKFMKIISLAPEVL; via the coding sequence GTGATCCAGCAGGAGTCGCGACTGCGTGTCGCCGACAACACGGGTGCGAAGGAGATTCTTTGCATCCGTGTGCTCGGTGGCTCCGGTCGCCGCTACGCGGGCATCGGTGACGTCATCGTCGCCACCGTCAAGGACGCGATCCCCGGTGGCAACGTGAAGAAGGGTGACGTCGTCAAGGCGGTCATCGTTCGCACCGTCAAGGAGCGCCGCCGTCCGGACGGCTCGTACATCCGCTTCGACGAGAACGCCGCCGTCATTCTGAAGAACGACGGCGACCCTCGCGGCACCCGTATCTTCGGCCCGGTCGGCCGTGAGCTGCGCGAGAAGAAGTTCATGAAGATCATCTCGCTCGCGCCGGAGGTGCTGTAA
- the rplF gene encoding 50S ribosomal protein L6: MSRIGKLPIAVPAGVDVTIDGSTVSVKGPKGELTHTVAAPIEIVKAEDGTLQVSRPNDERQNRALHGLSRTLVANMITGVTQGYVKKLEISGVGYRVTAKGSNLEFALGYSHSITVEAPEGITFKVETPTRFQVEGIDKQKVGEVAANIRKLRKPDPYKAKGVKYEGEVIRRKVGKAGK; this comes from the coding sequence ATGTCGCGCATCGGCAAGCTCCCCATCGCGGTTCCCGCCGGCGTGGACGTCACCATCGACGGCAGCACGGTCTCGGTCAAGGGCCCCAAGGGCGAGCTGACCCACACCGTCGCCGCGCCGATCGAGATCGTCAAGGCTGAGGACGGCACCCTCCAGGTGAGCCGTCCCAACGACGAGCGTCAGAACAGGGCTCTCCACGGCCTGTCCCGCACGCTGGTGGCGAACATGATCACCGGCGTGACCCAGGGTTACGTGAAGAAGCTCGAAATCAGCGGTGTCGGTTACCGCGTGACCGCCAAGGGCTCCAACCTGGAGTTCGCGCTCGGTTACAGCCACTCGATCACCGTCGAGGCGCCCGAGGGCATCACCTTCAAGGTCGAGACCCCGACCCGCTTCCAGGTCGAGGGCATCGACAAGCAGAAGGTGGGCGAGGTCGCGGCCAACATCCGCAAGCTGCGCAAGCCCGACCCGTACAAGGCCAAGGGTGTCAAGTACGAGGGCGAAGTCATCCGCCGCAAGGTCGGAAAGGCGGGTAAGTAA
- the rplW gene encoding 50S ribosomal protein L23: MAIRHPAIASKAAKAAKAARVAKARRHATEGKNTVITPASKAYTDPRDVLIKPVVSEKSYALLDENKYTFVVDPRANKTQIKEAVQAVFEVKVTGVNTINRQGKRKRTRTGFGQRAATKRAIVTLAEGDRIDIFGGPTS; encoded by the coding sequence ATGGCTATCCGTCATCCCGCCATTGCCTCGAAGGCCGCCAAGGCCGCCAAGGCCGCGCGCGTCGCCAAGGCGCGCCGCCACGCCACCGAGGGCAAGAACACCGTCATCACCCCGGCGAGCAAGGCGTACACGGACCCCCGTGACGTCCTGATCAAGCCGGTCGTGTCGGAGAAGAGCTACGCGCTCCTCGACGAGAACAAGTACACGTTCGTCGTCGACCCGCGTGCCAACAAGACCCAGATCAAGGAAGCCGTCCAGGCGGTCTTCGAGGTCAAGGTCACCGGCGTGAACACGATCAACCGTCAGGGCAAGCGCAAGCGGACCCGTACGGGCTTCGGCCAGCGTGCCGCCACCAAGCGCGCGATCGTGACCCTCGCCGAGGGCGACCGTATCGACATCTTCGGCGGTCCGACCTCCTGA
- the rplX gene encoding 50S ribosomal protein L24, giving the protein MKIKKGDLVQVITGKDKGKQGKVIAAYPRDERVLVEGVNRVKKHTKAGPTARGSQAGGIVTTEAPIHVSNVQLVVEKDGNKVVTRVGYRFDENGNKIRVAKRTGEDI; this is encoded by the coding sequence ATGAAGATCAAGAAGGGCGACCTGGTCCAGGTCATCACCGGTAAGGACAAGGGCAAGCAGGGCAAGGTCATTGCCGCTTACCCGCGCGACGAGCGTGTCCTGGTCGAGGGTGTCAACCGGGTCAAGAAGCACACCAAGGCCGGTCCGACGGCCCGCGGCTCGCAGGCCGGCGGCATCGTCACCACCGAGGCCCCCATCCACGTGTCCAACGTTCAGCTGGTCGTGGAGAAGGACGGCAACAAGGTCGTGACCCGTGTCGGCTACCGCTTCGACGAGAACGGCAACAAGATCCGCGTTGCCAAGCGGACGGGTGAGGACATCTGA
- the rpsQ gene encoding 30S ribosomal protein S17: protein MSEKNVTEQTERNARKTREGLVVSDKMDKTVVVAVEDRVKHALYGKVIRRTNKLKAHDEQNAAGIGDRVLLMETRKLSATKHWRVIEILEKAK from the coding sequence ATGAGCGAGAAGAACGTGACTGAGCAGACCGAGCGCAACGCACGGAAGACCCGTGAGGGTCTGGTCGTCAGCGACAAGATGGACAAGACCGTCGTCGTCGCCGTCGAGGACCGCGTGAAGCACGCGCTGTACGGCAAGGTCATCCGCCGTACCAACAAGCTCAAGGCGCACGACGAGCAGAACGCTGCCGGCATCGGTGACCGCGTCCTCCTCATGGAGACCCGGAAGCTGTCCGCCACCAAGCACTGGCGCGTCATCGAGATCCTCGAGAAGGCGAAGTAA
- the rplR gene encoding 50S ribosomal protein L18, protein MAYGQKILKGDAYKRAAIKRRHIRIRKRVSGTAERPRLVVTRSNRHIVAQVIDDLKGHTLASASTLDTSIRGGEGDKSAQAKQVGALVAERAKAAGVEAVVFDRGGNQYAGRIAALADAAREAGLKF, encoded by the coding sequence ATGGCATACGGACAGAAGATCCTCAAGGGCGACGCCTACAAGCGCGCCGCGATCAAGCGCCGTCACATCCGGATCCGCAAGCGGGTCTCGGGTACGGCGGAGCGTCCCCGTCTGGTCGTGACTCGCTCCAACCGCCACATCGTGGCGCAGGTGATCGACGACCTCAAGGGTCACACCCTGGCGTCCGCGTCCACCCTGGACACCTCGATCCGTGGTGGCGAGGGCGACAAGTCCGCGCAGGCCAAGCAGGTCGGGGCCCTGGTCGCCGAGCGTGCCAAGGCCGCCGGTGTCGAGGCCGTCGTGTTCGACCGTGGCGGTAACCAGTACGCCGGGCGCATCGCCGCCCTGGCGGACGCCGCCCGCGAGGCCGGGCTCAAGTTCTGA